One window of the Excalfactoria chinensis isolate bCotChi1 unplaced genomic scaffold, bCotChi1.hap2 Scaffold_74, whole genome shotgun sequence genome contains the following:
- the LOC140265238 gene encoding olfactory receptor 14J1-like, with the protein MPNSSSISEFLLLPLADTRQLQLLHFWLLLGIYLAALLGNGLISTAVACDRRLHTPMYFFLLNLALLDLGCISTTLPKAMANALWDTRAISYAGCAAQLFFFLFLMSAECSLLTIMSYDRYVAICKPLHYGTLMDSRACATMAAAAWGAGFLNSLLNTASTFSLPLCQGNVVKQFFCEIPQILKLSCSGSYLREVVLVIFSVCLASGCFVFIVVSYVQIFLAVLRMPSEQGRYKAFSTCLPHLAVVSLFLITGFYAYLKPPSVFSPSMDLMVAVLYSVLPPTLNPIMYSMRNREVKDAVRKVMTRCVSKAVNCPSFGIHVM; encoded by the coding sequence atgcccaacagcagctccatcagcgagttcctcctgctgccgttggcagacacgcggcagctgcagctcctgcacttctggctcttgctgggcatctacctggctgccctcctgggcaacggcctcatcagcacagccgtagcctgcgaccgccgcctgcacacccccatgtacttcttcctgctcaacctggccctcctcgacctgggctgcatctccaccactctccccaaagccatggccaacgccctctgggacaccagggccatctcctacgcaggatgtgctgcacagctcttcttctttctcttcctcatgtCAGCAGAgtgttcccttctcaccatcatgtcctatgaccgctacgttgccatctgcaagcccctgcactacgggaccttgatggacagcagagcttgtgccaccatggcagcagctgcctggggtgctgggtttctcaattccctgctgaaCACTGCCagtacattttcactgcctctctgccaaggcaatgttgtgaaacagtttttctgtgaaatccctcagatcctcaagctctcctgctcaggctcctacctcagggaagttgtgcttgtAATTTTTAGTGTCTGTTTAGCCtctgggtgctttgttttcatagttgtgtcctatgtgcagatcttccttgccgtgctgaggatgccctctgagcagggacggtacaaagccttctccacatgcctccctcacctggctgtggtctccctgtttcttaTCACTGGCTTTtatgcctacctgaagcccccctctgTCTTCtctccatccatggacctgatggtggcagttctgtactcgGTGTTGCCCCCAACATTGAACCCTATTATGTACAGCATGAGGAACCGGgaggtcaaggatgcagtgaggaaagtgatgaccagatgtgtttcaaaagcagtgaactGCCCATCTTTTGGAATTCATGTCATGTAA
- the LOC140265240 gene encoding olfactory receptor 14J1-like: MPNSSSISEFLLLPLADTRQLQLLHFWLLLGIYLAALLGNSLISTAVACDRRLHTPMYFFLLNLALLDLGCISTTLPKAMANALWDTRAISYAGCAAQLFFFLFFISAEFSLLTIMSYDRYVAICKPLHYRTLMDSRACATMAAAAWGAGLLNSLLHTASTFSLPLCQGNVVNQFFCEIPQILKLSCSESNLREVVFLIFSASLAFGCFVFIVVSYVQIFLAVLRIPSEQGRHKAFSTCLPHLAVVSLFLSNGFFGYLKPPSFSSPTMDLMVAVLYSVVPPALNPSSTA, translated from the coding sequence atgcccaacagcagctccatcagcgagttcctcctgctgccgttggcagacacgcggcagctgcagctcctgcacttctggctcttgctgggcatctacctggctgccctcctgggcaacagcctcatcagcacagccgtagcctgcgaccgccgcctgcacacccccatgtacttcttcctgctcaacctggccctcctcgacctgggctgcatctccaccactctccccaaagccatggccaatgccctctgggacaccagggccatctcctacgcaggatgtgctgcacagctctttttctttctcttcttcatctcagcagagttttcccttctcaccatcatgtcctatgaccgctacgttgccatctgcaagcccctgcactacaggaccttgatggacagccgagcttgtgccaccatggcagcagctgcctggggtgctgggcttctcaattccctgctgcacactgccagtacgttttcactgcctctctgccaaggcaatgttgtcaaccagtttttctgtgaaatcccccagatcctcaagctctcctgctcagaatcaaatctcagggaagttgtgtttctcatttttagtgccagtttagcatttggctgctttgttttcatagtggtgtcctatgtgcagatcttccttgccgtgctgaggatACCCTcagagcagggacggcacaaagccttctccacgtgcctccctcactTGGCCGTGGTCTCCTTGTTTCTCAGTAATGGCTTTTTTGGCTACTTGAAGCCCCCCTCATTTTCCTCCCCAACCATGGATCTGATGGTTGCAGTTCTGTACTCGGTGGTACCTCCAGCACTGAacccctcatctacagcatga